ATTAGGTCATTCCACTTACAGCCAATAGCAGCTCTCTGAGGGAAGCAGTTTCCCCCACTACCAACTTCTGAACTCAGACCAATAACCTAACCTCTTCCTAAGACATCATTCacaaacaaatacaaacaaCAAAAGTCACACACCGCAGCAAAGCGGTGGCACTCGAGGGAATGTGACATGCCAACCCtgccattttgaagccattaccTGCAGAGCGGAGGCTTCAAGGCCGAAGCTGAACTTCTCCCAGAGCCCAGGGCTGCCAGGGGCCTTGGTGAGCACAAAGGCAGCGTTGTGGGCAGACACATTAACACTGGTCTCAGTGGACGCCAGCTTGTTTTCAGGTGGAAACTGTAAGAAGAGGGCATAGGAACCAGTCTCACTGGAGAAGTGGAGGCTGTAGTGGTTCGTGCCCACGTCCTCGCTGAGGCTCTGGGGCTTGATGCAGGGCACATGCACGACCAGGATAAGGGAGGTCTCATCCTGCCGGCACTGGAAGGGAGGGCACAGGGCAGCCCCAAGGCTGCCGGAGTCCCGGGGAAGCGCCATCTCGCCAGGGATGCCCTCTACGGCCGGCAGGGCCGGGCTCCCGGGAAGGCTCGGAGAGCCGTCCTCGCCAAGGCCGCAGGTCACGGCCTGCTCGGGGCtggagcacagagcagaggaagcagcGCCGGAGCGGGGCGGGGACAGGTCGCCGCCCGCGGGTGGGTCGGCGGGCTCCCCGCCGCCGCACGTGCTCCGGACtgtgccgccgctgccgcctgGGGTAGGAGCCGCCCCGCCGGCCGCCTCAGCACTCGGTTCGGCCTTCTCCACCCGCTCCTCGCCCAGTTGTAGCGGCTCCCGTGGGCACGGCTGCGGTACCACGGGCAACGTGACCACGAGCTGCCGCTGGGCCTTGTTGAAGGCGGCGCTCCCGCCGCTCTCGTCTACGTCGTAAGGGAGGCGGAGGCGAAGGCGGTAGGCGGGACGCTGCGAGTCGAGGCGCAGCTCCCGGCCGCAGATGTTCAGGTCGGCCTGGGTGGCGGAGCGCAGCAGCGGAAGGTCCACTGTCACCACCAGCTCCCGTGGCACCGGGCTGGGCGCCGAGTCGCGGCTGTATCGGTAGTCTTGCAGGTCCACGTAGGAGCGGTGGCGGATGCTCCAGCGCGGCGTGGTGGGGCCGGGAGGCCgtgccggcggcggcggggcggcgggcggcggggcggcggcagcgggcggGAAAGGGAAGGGCGGCAGCGGAGAATAGCCGTCGTCAGGCGGTGGCGGCGCGCCGCCGGGCAGTGGGGTGCGAATGACGGGCGCTTGCGGGACGCCCTTGTATTTGGTGCCACGGAGGACGACGGCGTTGGTGCGGTCGAGCTGCACGGAGCAGTGGCGCTCCACAGCATCCAGCGCCGTGCCGCTGAGCAGGCGGCGGAAGCGGGCGTTGCGGGCGGCCAGGCGGAGCGCCGCCGGGTGGAAAACCACGTCGTAGACCAGGCGGCGCTGGCCCCCGCGGCTCAGCTCCTCGCGACCCGGCGCCAGACTGTAGGGAAGGGCCCAGCGGTGGCCGCCGTGCTCGGCTCGGGCCTGCGGCGCCCCGACGTGCGGGTTGCTGCAGACGTTGAGGTAGCAGCGGCGGGAGCCGGCCTGGCTGGTCCGCAGTACGTAGCCCGCCTCGGGGTGGATGAAGCGCACCTCCATGCCGCGCTCCCGCTCCAGGGCCGTCACCTCCTCCTCGTACAGTTTACGCTGCTCCGGGTCGGCCAGCTCTGCCGTGTACTCGGCGAACAGCGCCCGGAACTTCTCGTCGCGGAAGGCCCGCTGGAGCCGCTCCACCTCCTCGGCACTGAGCTCCAGttcctccagctttcctgcaccCGCCATGGCTCCGGCCAGGCCGGGTCCGGCCCAGCAGCTCTCGTTGCTGTGGAGACACTAAACAAGATGGCGTCCCCGGCCTGGACAGGCTCGTTGCTATGGTGATAGTAAACAAGATGGCACCTCCGGACCCTGCCGGCCAGTTGCTATAGAGACGCCAAGCAACATGGCGGGCTCTCCCCTGGTGGTCTTCCTCAAGAGTTGATTCCCCTCCATGCAGAGCCCTCCATCCCAGTTTCGCTGAGCCTTTCCCGTCAGTGACTGCGTGGCGGCTCTCAGCCCTCTCCCCTGTCTTCCACAAGGATGGCTCTCTCCCATTgcctcctcatccctctgcaAGGCTCTTGCTCTCCCCATCTCTGAGCTGGCACTGCTTTCCCCTCCTGGCAAATGGTCAGCACATATGCATCAGAAATGCCAGTGCAGCCTCTCCTGTGGTTTGGCTTAGATCTGTGGCAGTTCAGCTCCCACTTCTTGTACCTGGCTTCCATCTACACCCTGATGACCCCTACAAAGCCCATCCCCACTGTCTTCTCTTGTTCCTGCCCCCAGAGCCACACTCATGTCAATGCCAACCCAAAGGGAAGGggtctgcaaaacaaaacagctggcACTAAGGGTCCCCCGTGTCTGTTCCACACCTGTTCTGGGCACTCTGGGGTAGCACCAGTCTGCTCTCCTGGTCTCAATGCCTaagagctgctgaagcaggTTTTTGCTTAGTTTTGTCAAAAAAGGGGTCCAGGTTCACATGCCAGCAGGCTGCTCTCCGTCGTAAGCCAGATCAACCGCTGATGCAGACATTTGTGCCGACAGGCCCTGACCCTTTCCCACCTTCCTGATTGCTCCTTCAGCAAGATCTCCCAACCTTCTGCAGAAGTTTCAAAGGACCATGTCCTTGGTCCCCTTATGTCTCGCCCTGTCCGCGTAACACTGTCTGCAAACAGATGATATACTGCCATCAGTAAATAATACCTCACAAATCTTCTCTAGACTTTTCCTGTCCAAAGAAAAATCCTAGTCCACAGTTCAGTATCTCCTATAGGTAACTAGCTCTCAGTTCAACTCAGCATGGTGGAAGACAAAGCTCTCCCTGTCTTTAACAACTTTTTTTGACATATCCTGTTTGTACATCCTATTTGATATACATGCATCTGGTTCCTCCAGTTGCCTTCTTCTATTGTGCTTCTGTTCTTCTAACTGATCTTCACTGTGTGTCTACACTTCATCTAAACCAGCACAAGTATCTTTTCTGTAAAAGTCTGTGTACAAAATACACCATTTTTGGCCTTAACATTTATTAAGAACAGTCTGTAATACATCATAAAATCAATCCACCTGAAATGAGTGCTACAGTTGGCTTTACAAACACTTGCTCCCTTTTTGCAGTCTTGCAGAAATTCAGAGACCCTGAAGCTTGctgaaaatatgaaacaaaaaaaacagaatttaggttttttttttttgaaagataaTTCACAATACTATCCTATTTTTCTGATCTATGAAAGACTtgataatgttttcatttatttaaggACCAAAAGCATTTGACAGTATAGtatcttctgtattttctatatTCGGGTAAAGGTTCCATGAAGTCCCTTGGGAGGGTTGGGGCTGTTACAGACTCCGGTTTGACAAAAACACCGTTTCTGCAGCAAGGCATGAAACAATCAGACAAGGTAAGTTTGAATTTTTCCCACTGGATTATACCATCGTTACTTCACACAGGCGAATTTTCATCACAGTTTTAAGCCctctaatatttttaataatttctggcGTTGCAGTTGGCCTTTTTTTCCAATCATTGGAAAACCGCAGTTGAAATAAATAAGTACAGgtttaaaatatacaaaagcaaagcatgaaAATGGCTTCTGGGCTTGACGATGGTCACAAAATGAACCAAGAATTGTTCCGAAGTGTAATTAACTTATGTAACAAGCATCATCTCCAGAAATGTCTGTTTCCCAATGGGGACTCAATTACTGAAAGTCATACAGTACAGTCAATCTTTCCTTTTACTTCTGGATCATGCTTTTCATCACTGTTATTTGACTGCATTTCCTAAATTTATTCTAGTTCTAGGCATTTGGATTTCTTACACTAAGTATGAAGCACAAGTCTACGTTAAACTGCTAGAACATTCACTCTCTTTATACAGTTGATGTTCTGTGTTCCTCCTGATAACTAAAAAGTCAGCAAATAAGAAGATACTTCCTTTTAAATGAGAAAGTGAACATATTTACCTGTCTTCAACTGTCTTGTTGGAGGGGTAGAATACCTTGAATGAAAATCCACTTCTTGGAAATGAaccctgaaagaaaaatgtatatacAAAACTTGCATTAAGTAATGTACTGTACAAAGAGTAAGAGACACACTTGAATGTGACTGCACCTCCTTGTTTTGGTAAAGCATAAGGAAATCTTACGGGATTTATGCAAACACAGTCAGTGTTGGTGACAGTGAAGGGGTCGTATTTATCTGCAATCACGAGCACGTCTGGCACAGGGTATACCCTCAGGGAGTAGTCATAGGCCCAATACACTGGGCTAACGTACAGTGGAAGTGGCGTCAGATGTCCCTGCGATAATATGGTCTTTACAAACTGTAAGATAAACATAAATAGTTAGTTTGAACCATTTTCTGTAAGTCTGATGTGCAGGAATATATTAGGGATATATATATGCAGGGGTATTCTTAATAAAGAAACTTAGAACTTGGAAACAGGTTTTTTATGTCTCTCACTCCCTCTGATTATTGATTTCTGGCGTAAAGCAGtagctgttttgtttgttgtgttatgttttgggtttcttttaataCACAAACTCCTTTCTTAATATTGGTATAGCAGCCAATATTTGAAGATGTCAAAGTTATGTCATTGATACAACTCTTCAACAGAGAATCTGCTGACCTGTTCCTCCAACACAGGAAGTACCAACATTGCCATAACTTTCGTGTCACGTTTttttggaggggaggagggtTGGTTAGTTTGTTTCTCATGGCTTTCCTCACAGTACTAGTTAACCGTAAGACCCACCACTTAGACCACATTTTTTACCTTGAACTGAGGAAATAAGTTGATTCCCAAATGATTTTGATTCTTTTGTCTATTCTGGGAGTTGCCCAGTTCCAGACACTTATCTGCCGCATGAAACTCTCTTTTTCATCTGCCAAATTCTAGCCAGGGTTTTGGTTCCTGAAACTCTCCTCAAGCCCCTTGAAAGTTTTTATTATCTTTAACTAATCATGTAGCTACTCTTAAGCTCCATTTTCCCCAAAGGGGCGAAATTACTACAACAACCTGGTGGAAGGGtctgctgctgaaagaaaatgatgtACCAAGCACAGGCCCAGTTATTCCGCTTAATACTGTACAAGGCCTAAAGACACTAATAATTCAATGTAAAGGCAGTAACAAAATTTCCTTATTCTATTCATCTTCTTACACTGATGGCTGAACTAAAGAAACAAGTGTCAGGCAGAAAAACGCAGAGAAAAACTGAAGCATGCTAAAGCCACCCAATTCTCTTATCTGCAAAGTGTTGCAATACACAATTCTACATTTCCTTCATGATTCCTTCCTTTCCAAGCATGGGGAAGCCATGCGTGGATACAGGGAAGTGATGGCTTGCAGCATACACATACATGGATGCAAACGTACACACCAAAACCAAGGTACTTCATTGTCCATAGCGGATTCTCTGTGTTCACAAAGGAACTGAACATTGTCATGATGgagtgaaggaagaaagggcTAAATGAAGTTTCTGcgtcaaacaaacaaaagtatccctataaaataaatagaaagagaCTCCACCCATCACTGCAATGAGCCAGTACTGCCTGGATCTCTCTCATTCAATTATATCAGGCAGTCCCATCAACTACTGCTGTGCATTCATTAACTAGAATTTAATTCAGTGTGCTGTGGTGATATATCAAAAGCAGGATTAAGACTTCAAGTGAGAAGGCAAAGGAAGCAGATGACCTTTTGGAAAAAGTGACATGCTGCTTTACTGCAAATGTCACTGGATAATACatcaaatctctttttttttttttttaaaaggtgttaAACCTTGCCTTTAGGAATCAATGTACCTTGGTATGACATTCCTTGCTGGTGCACATATAGCAGCTGTCAGCTGCTATGATGTTCTGCACTTAAGAGCATCTGCAGAGGGACAGTCAGAATGACTCAATGCCATCACTGGTATCATGGTTTCAGTTATTTTACTGTCAagatggaaaggaaggaaatagtACTAAATGTATAGATCCTTTTTACAATCCCTCTTGGCTACTCCAGCAATGTGTGGTAACTGCAGATCAGAGCACCCTAAATGCTGACCTGCTGATCAAAACAAATAGCGAGAAGGGCTGAACACAACTAACTCACATGGCTGGGAATGTCCATGTTGCTGCTGGGGAAGCGGACACAGTTTCTGCACATTTTGTTCACCAAATCTTCACGAAAGATAATTATTTCCTGGGTGCAATACTGAATCCTACGTGGAAAGcattaacaaaattaaataaattaagatGAAACTAAAAGATAGGGACCTGCATTATGAAGTTGATCACCCTCTAttagagcaaaacaaaaaagcacatttgaactaaaataatacttttcttcccttcaatAAACACAATATTTTTTAGCAGGATTTTCATACTTGCTATCAAACTTTTAGCACTACTTCCTTTCATCAATAATTGATTTACATACTAATGTATTTAAAACTAGTTACAATTAATGAAACCAAAGAATTCTATTCATTTGAGAATATTCAAGACCAATGTTTCCAAaatttggtattttaaaaaagtacATATGCACGTATGTCAGTCATTCagttaaaaaacaaccaacatgaaaaacagcagtaAGTTGCACTTTGTTACCTGCAAGGATTTGTggtgaaaactgaaaatggCACCAGCTGTCTGAATTCCTCAGTAATATTTTCAGCCAGGGGAGGtctaaaataaatagaaacagATCTATCAACAAAGACACTTTCTTTAACTCAAAATTACAAAATTTGAGAAAGTGAAGCAAACTGACCTTGGTAAAACAGAACCAGGACCAGGGTCTTCAGGGCCAGGAACAAACACAAATCGACTACTGTAAAAAGTTCAATAAATCACATTCATAGAAAATGATCCTAAAAGTATCTAAACATTGGTTACATACTGCCATTTCTCCACAGATGCATGCAAATAACTTATTCTGGGGCAGAGATAACAGCTCTTCCTGGCCTTAAGAACCACATAAATCACAGCTAAGGCATAAGATACATATCCATTCCTCACTAAAGtggaagaaaccttaaaaaCTGTTCACTGTGCAAGGGGGACTGACTGTGGGAAGGGAGACAGACCAGGTTGTGGTAGCCTGGCTCTGAACTTGCTGGTAATGGGCTCCACTATCCCATACAAGAACCCCAGATAATCCGGCAGTGGCACACAAAAGCCCCACCAAGACACAGGACGGAGGATCAGCACAGGAGATACACTTCCTTACACCTCACATGAGCTCACCAGTTGTGGGCTGTGGCCATTTCTGCTTTTGGGTCTCATTCTAGAAAGTAGATCTACTTAGGGGCTTCTGTTATGAATTCAAAGATCAGAAGCCAGAAAGGATAAGCCTGGCTGCCCTCttattttactttcctttgTATATTCAAATCTCTGCAGAAGGGGTTTTGTTCTTCAGGCCTAAAATGGGGTTCCCACAGAGCAGGGACACAAGAAGGGATAAACAGATTCCTTTGCAAGATTGTGTTACTTTGATTAGTTCTTAAACTAGCAGCCATGGAGAACCATGTATGCAAGAATGGAAAAGATAGAAATGTCTCTGTATAGACAGCAGTCAAGTGTTTCAGAGGATATTTTCTCTGGCTGGTACAGAAAGCCTGTAGGTGCTCATAGCAGCATCAAGACTTCAACACCAGTTTACAAAGCAACACTGTTCAGACAGAACCCTATTGATTTCAAGAGAATACCAAGGAAAAGGGCTCACACAAATAGCACTTTTGGGGAATCACAGGCCATGCTTAATCCATGTGGAATATGTTCCAGGAAGAGGCAGTTTACCTTTGCTCACTCAATAGCAGCTTCCATGACCAAGCTATTTTAGATAAAATCAAAAGCTTACACAGCTCCCAAAACAAAATTAGAGTCCTGTTACAAAACCAGGCGGCTATCTGATCACAGCTGGCTCACAATAATGAGAAAATATAGTATCTGTTAGTCTCAAAGTAATTAAAGCAAAGGCtcacaaaataaacaaatttccCTCTTCATTGCGCTTTGCTATGTACCTTTTATGAATGCTGGGATATTCACATATAATCTCCGCAAAAGCCTTCAAAGAACCTacagtcaggaaaaaaagccatctgGTTAGACAATATAACACCTGGTTAGACAATGAAAACACATTATATGAATCACCCCTAAACTTCAGTACATTAAAATATGTGTCACTTAGAAAATAAGTGTTTCTTCTCTCTTAAATTTGTCATCATTATTTTAACTTAATATACTCCTCTGACTGTTCACAAAGACTTCCCTACCTTTCAGTGACCGAATTTGATTTTTTCCGTATGGTGCAGATGAAAAATTcccacaaaagaaaaagcaggttgGAGGCGCAGCTGAATAACCTGGTGAAAGAGAGTATCTGTTAGTACATCCattcccttcatcatctttcagCATTCAGCCTCCAGACCATTCCACGAAAGGCAGAAATTGAAACAGCAGTTCAAGCTCTGCTGCTATTAATACACCTGAACTATTTTCTTGATACCAGCTTTTGTTAGCTTAAAAAGGGTGTCACATTTAGCTTAAAAATGTCACTAAAAAGAGCGCTCTGTTATTTAAAGACCCAGTTTCAACAATATTCATTGTGTGTATCCAACTAACTACTGACCCAGTCATTATAATTGTGCTTTGTGTCACTATATAAAtaatacactttaaaaatgcGCTATTtcctttaagagaaaaatagcaAGTAGTAGCAATGGGCTACTATTAACCTCCATGCATCATTTTAGTTGAAGGGCTATGCCAACATTAAATGCACTCTATGACATTATAAAGCAACAGGACTGGAACTGCCTTAGCATTTTAAGAATCTGAGGAATCCTCACAATATCACTAATCACCCAGAAACACACATTTTATAGCAAAAAGAAATCTGATTCCCAtccctaaaataaaaatatctactCATTCATGCATCTCACATTCCAGGTTACTCTCCATTTTCCTAACACACAGTACCAGACCTGGATTTACTTCACTATTCTTCAATCTATTTGGTAAATAGGACAGAACTGTTTATGCCAGAGAAATGGCTCATCGATGTTTTTGCCTTGATATTCCACTTAGCTATTATTTTCTAGTTTATAATTATGAAATTTATTGCTTGCCTCTTTAAAAAAGTCTCGAAACAGTAAATGCAATGTATGCACCTTTGCCAACAGTGTTTAGCATATTAACCTCAGTGACTAAAGTCCCTTTATTACTTCAGCACACACAAAGTGAGGCCAAATTCAGTTTGCTCGAAGAATCTTGACAACTTTGATCAAGACAGTGAACTGGTTTTGTAACTTTTGGGTGAGTGTGGTAATTTGTATCCTATTTTCTTCATGTGAGTAGCAATTTCCCACCCTTAATTttatgttgtttatttttaaagcagccaCCCTCTACCACTTCTAATCTACCTAGAACTGAAAGGACAACCTGTTCCACAACTGCCCTGGAATAACAAAGAAGCAATTCAACAGGCCTTGCAGATGCTTGCTATCCAAATGTTGTCAACATTACAAATGTAATGATACATGGAAGAAACAGTTCATATTCTAAGAGTAACTGACATTTTTTCTCTGGtagaaacagaaagcatttgAGGGACTGCTGGGCTCCAATGAAGTAAGAAGTTTTTAAACTAAGCCTCAGTCTTAGTTAAACTAAGCCTAAGAAGAACTTTCACTAGCAAGGGAAACACTCTTGTCAGAGTACATAAAATGGCTACTGTCCAAAACAATATTAAGTGATTTATGAAAAGGAAGTGTCACCTTGCAAAAACAGGATACAATCCAGTTTTTAAAAACTAGTAGAGAAAGatccaaaagaaataaaataccaaCCATGAAATGCAAATAGCTGTCACTAAAATTAGAGTGAGACTTCACTGGCTTTGGGCTGGGGTTCAGTGGGATCCTACAAAAACCTGCAACAGTTGGGCTTACTCTAGCTTTCTCAAAATGGGAGTTCATAAAAAATGCACAATACAGCAAAAACTGAACTCTTGAAAATTGTTGCCTGACTTTAAAAGTATACTTTTGAGAAAAGGCACATAACCCACTGTCTTGCTGTACACTGTCCAGCTTGCCCTGCCTGACAGGGATGCTCATGTGAATGACCACAAGACGAAGAGTTCACAAAGCTAAACCAGCATAAAACTAATTCTCCAACAAAGGCAATTAGCTTTCTGCTGAGGTATTCCCTGAATTAGTTCACCATGGGGTCAGACTTCCCAGCCCACGCCAAAGAGGGGACATGGGACACAGCCACAGCTGGGGATCAAGGACCAGCCAGGCATAAGACTGCCTTGCTGCATTCATCCACCCACCAAGGCTGCTAAGGGCTAAGGAAAATGGTAAAAATTCACTTAAACAAGGCTCAGAGTCAAAGCAGTTCTCACCTACCTGAAAACATTGTGTGAAGCTTTTCCAGCACTTCTGCTTGGTCCAGCCATAcatcagaaagaaatacaaacatggcattttcattttcctcctccagctgctttAGTTTTGCAGAAGCTTTTACTGAAGTTGATGAAGGTCCACCAAAAAAGTTTATATTCCCATAAAAGGCTCTACATCATTAAAACATTCAAgttagttcttttttttccttcccaaatcaTTAGCAGTTTTGATTATGATTCTCTTCAACAATTTTAATTATGATAGTTAGCTCAGACAGTATCAATAATCATTTAGTACTTCATGGAGAAACCAAGGAAGAGAAATGGCAGTCACCTAGACATAAAGCAAGGGTGCTGCCCTGCCATAAATTAaaagat
The Lathamus discolor isolate bLatDis1 chromosome 6, bLatDis1.hap1, whole genome shotgun sequence DNA segment above includes these coding regions:
- the DNAAF2 gene encoding protein kintoun is translated as MAGAGKLEELELSAEEVERLQRAFRDEKFRALFAEYTAELADPEQRKLYEEEVTALERERGMEVRFIHPEAGYVLRTSQAGSRRCYLNVCSNPHVGAPQARAEHGGHRWALPYSLAPGREELSRGGQRRLVYDVVFHPAALRLAARNARFRRLLSGTALDAVERHCSVQLDRTNAVVLRGTKYKGVPQAPVIRTPLPGGAPPPPDDGYSPLPPFPFPPAAAAPPPAAPPPPARPPGPTTPRWSIRHRSYVDLQDYRYSRDSAPSPVPRELVVTVDLPLLRSATQADLNICGRELRLDSQRPAYRLRLRLPYDVDESGGSAAFNKAQRQLVVTLPVVPQPCPREPLQLGEERVEKAEPSAEAAGGAAPTPGGSGGTVRSTCGGGEPADPPAGGDLSPPRSGAASSALCSSPEQAVTCGLGEDGSPSLPGSPALPAVEGIPGEMALPRDSGSLGAALCPPFQCRQDETSLILVVHVPCIKPQSLSEDVGTNHYSLHFSSETGSYALFLQFPPENKLASTETSVNVSAHNAAFVLTKAPGSPGLWEKFSFGLEASALQERWFVSEENIDGFLGTVSCPSFCSQSALESQPLIEVLDVTEDRIQIRLTPQETVHSECDGKEEMLSSSGGELAEKINGDYLQTKAETNCTAADTVEGEHAAETNKTSTSFAETIGKVGCSSHHCLQHEPSDTSSAIPGESRRKEPDLESAAIADERAVAASSEKQAGLLREEQAGGEGDEAAAPAGSVEGHQHSSDSRGVSPLLREVSTQDGSVQIIRDHVTHCPVAFQNSLLYELD
- the POLE2 gene encoding DNA polymerase epsilon subunit 2 isoform X2; protein product: MEPERLRRRLSSAFRLRGLLLRADALKYLTEALQSVSEVELDDVIEKVIDAVEKQPLSSNMVEQSTVEAAVQECSQASDETIENVFNIIGAFDIPHYIYNSERKKFLPLSMTNFPVPNLFGTARDKAELFRERYSILQQRTHRHELFTPPAVVSHPDESRSKFQLKTIEALLGSTAKVRELIVLGMITQLKEGKFFLEDPTGVVQLDLSKAQFHSGLYTESCFVLAEGWYEDEVFHVNAFGFPPTEPSANTRAFYGNINFFGGPSSTSVKASAKLKQLEEENENAMFVFLSDVWLDQAEVLEKLHTMFSGYSAAPPTCFFFCGNFSSAPYGKNQIRSLKGSLKAFAEIICEYPSIHKSRFVFVPGPEDPGPGSVLPRPPLAENITEEFRQLVPFSVFTTNPCRIQYCTQEIIIFREDLVNKMCRNCVRFPSSNMDIPSHFVKTILSQGHLTPLPLYVSPVYWAYDYSLRVYPVPDVLVIADKYDPFTVTNTDCVCINPGSFPRSGFSFKVFYPSNKTVEDSKLQGL
- the POLE2 gene encoding DNA polymerase epsilon subunit 2 isoform X1, coding for MEPERLRRRLSSAFRLRGLLLRADALKYLTEALQSVSEVELDDVIEKVIDAVEKQPLSSNMVEQSTVEAAVQECSQASDETIENVFNIIGAFDIPHYIYNSERKKFLPLSMTNFPVPNLFGTARDKAELFRERYSILQQRTHRHELFTPPAVVSHPDESRSKFQLKTIEALLGSTAKVRELIVLGMITQLKEGKFFLEDPTGVVQLDLSKAQFHSGLYTESCFVLAEGWYEDEVFHVNAFGFPPTEPSANTRAFYGNINFFGGPSSTSVKASAKLKQLEEENENAMFVFLSDVWLDQAEVLEKLHTMFSGYSAAPPTCFFFCGNFSSAPYGKNQIRSLKGSLKAFAEIICEYPSIHKSSRFVFVPGPEDPGPGSVLPRPPLAENITEEFRQLVPFSVFTTNPCRIQYCTQEIIIFREDLVNKMCRNCVRFPSSNMDIPSHFVKTILSQGHLTPLPLYVSPVYWAYDYSLRVYPVPDVLVIADKYDPFTVTNTDCVCINPGSFPRSGFSFKVFYPSNKTVEDSKLQGL
- the POLE2 gene encoding DNA polymerase epsilon subunit 2 isoform X3, giving the protein MVEQSTVEAAVQECSQASDETIENVFNIIGAFDIPHYIYNSERKKFLPLSMTNFPVPNLFGTARDKAELFRERYSILQQRTHRHELFTPPAVVSHPDESRSKFQLKTIEALLGSTAKVRELIVLGMITQLKEGKFFLEDPTGVVQLDLSKAQFHSGLYTESCFVLAEGWYEDEVFHVNAFGFPPTEPSANTRAFYGNINFFGGPSSTSVKASAKLKQLEEENENAMFVFLSDVWLDQAEVLEKLHTMFSGYSAAPPTCFFFCGNFSSAPYGKNQIRSLKGSLKAFAEIICEYPSIHKSSRFVFVPGPEDPGPGSVLPRPPLAENITEEFRQLVPFSVFTTNPCRIQYCTQEIIIFREDLVNKMCRNCVRFPSSNMDIPSHFVKTILSQGHLTPLPLYVSPVYWAYDYSLRVYPVPDVLVIADKYDPFTVTNTDCVCINPGSFPRSGFSFKVFYPSNKTVEDSKLQGL